A window from Centropristis striata isolate RG_2023a ecotype Rhode Island chromosome 2, C.striata_1.0, whole genome shotgun sequence encodes these proteins:
- the LOC131987446 gene encoding high choriolytic enzyme 1-like, with translation MTPSASLLLLLLLGLSQALPLQEEGGEEEEEVPDTVDISTRILMSNNATDEILLEGDLLAPTTRNAMTCWNQQCLWRKASNGLVIIPYTVTSQFTGWEVQKIQYAMNSYHSITCLRFVPRTNQYDYISIEKKAGCFSSLGRTGGRQVLSLGQGCLYHGIIQHEINHALGFQHEQTRSDRDYYVRINWGNINSNMAYNFYRQNTNNLNTPYDYSSIMHYGRTAFSINGRDSITPIPDPNIQIGQRKGMSYWDIKRINLLYSCS, from the coding sequence GACTCCCTCTgccagcctgctgctgctgctcctgctcggCCTCTCTCAGGCACTTCCTCTCCAGGAGGaaggaggtgaagaagaagaagaagtcccAGACACCGTTGACATCAGCACCAGGATTCTGATGTCCAACAATGCCACTGATGAGATCCTGCTGGAAGGAGACCTGCTGGCTCCCACAACCAGAAACGCCATGACGTGCTGGAACCAGCAGTGCCTGTGGAGGAAAGCCTCCAACGGCTTGGTGATAATCCCCTACACCGTGACCAGTCAGTTCACCGGATGGGAGGTACAGAAGATCCAATACGCCATGAATTCCTACCACAGCATCACCTGCCTCCGCTTTGTCCCCCGTACAAATCAGTACGACTACATCAGCATCGAGAAAAAAGCGGGATGTTTCTCCTCTCTAGGCAGAACGGGAGGCAGACAGGTGCTCTCTCTCGGGCAGGGCTGCCTCTACCACGGCATCATCCAGCACGAGATCAACCACGCTCTGGGCTTCCAGCACGAACAGACCAGGAGCGACCGCGACTACTACGTCAGGATCAACTGGGGGAACATCAACTCAAATATGGCCTACAACTTCTACAGGCAGAACACCAACAACCTGAACACTCCCTACGACTACTCCTCCATCATGCACTATGGAAGAACAGCCTTCTCCATCAACGGGAGGGACTCCATCACCCCCATCCCCGACCCCAACATCCAGATCGGCCAGAGGAAGGGCATGTCTTACTGGGACATCAAGAGGATCAACCTGCTCTACAGCTGCTCATAA